Proteins co-encoded in one Burkholderia ambifaria AMMD genomic window:
- the alaS gene encoding alanine--tRNA ligase: MKAAEIREKFLKFFESKGHTIVRSSSLVPGNDPTLMFTNSGMVQFKDVFLGTDPRPYSRATTAQRSVRAGGKHNDLENVGYTARHHTFFEMLGNFSFGDYFKHDAIRFAWELLTTVYQLPKEKLWVTVYQEDDEAYDIWAKEVGVPTERIIRIGDNKGARYASDNFWTMGDTGPCGPCTEIFYDHGPDVWGGPPGSPEEDGDRYIEIWNLVFMQFNRDAQGNMTRLPKQSVDTGMGLERLAAVLQHVHSNYEIDLFQNLIKAAARVTEISDLTNNSLKVIADHIRACSFLIVDGVIPGNEGRGYVLRRIVRRAIRHGYKLGRKGSFFHKLVADLVAEMGAAYPELKEAEQRVTDVLRQEEERFFETIEHGMSILEAALADVEAKGGKVLDGELAFKLHDTYGFPLDLTADVCRERGMTVDEPAFDDAMARQREQARAAGKFKATQGLEYSGAKTTFHGYEEIAFDDAKVVALYVDGSAVNEVKAGQDAVVVLDHTPFYAESGGQVGDQGVLANAATRFAVADTLKVQADVVGHHGTLEQGTLKIGDVLRAEIDAHRRARTQRNHSATHLMHKALREVLGAHVQQKGSLVDAEKTRFDFAHNAPMTDDEIRRVEQIVNNEILANAPGIVRVMPYDEAVKGGAMALFGEKYGDEVRVLDLGFSRELCGGTHVHRTGDIGFFKIVVEGGVAAGIRRVEAITGDNAVRYVQELDARVNEAAAALKAQPSELTQRIAQVQDQVKSLEKELGALKSKLASSQGDELAQQATEIGGVYVLAATLDGADAKTLRETVDKLKDKLKSAAIVLAAVEGGKVSLIAGVTPDASKKVKAGELVNFVAQQVGGKGGGRPDMAQAGGTEPANLPGALAGVKGWVEERL, from the coding sequence ATGAAAGCTGCCGAAATCCGCGAGAAATTCCTCAAATTCTTCGAATCGAAGGGCCACACGATCGTCCGCTCGTCGAGCCTCGTGCCCGGTAACGACCCCACGCTGATGTTCACGAACTCGGGCATGGTCCAGTTCAAGGACGTATTCCTCGGCACGGACCCGCGTCCGTACTCGCGCGCCACGACGGCGCAGCGCAGCGTGCGCGCGGGCGGCAAGCACAACGACCTCGAGAACGTCGGCTACACGGCGCGCCACCACACGTTCTTCGAGATGCTCGGCAACTTCTCGTTCGGCGACTACTTCAAGCACGACGCGATCCGCTTCGCGTGGGAGCTGCTGACCACGGTCTACCAGCTGCCGAAGGAAAAACTGTGGGTCACCGTCTACCAGGAAGACGACGAAGCCTACGACATCTGGGCGAAGGAAGTCGGCGTGCCGACCGAGCGGATCATCCGGATCGGCGACAACAAGGGCGCGCGCTACGCGTCGGACAACTTCTGGACGATGGGCGACACCGGCCCGTGCGGCCCGTGCACGGAAATCTTCTACGACCACGGCCCGGACGTGTGGGGCGGCCCGCCGGGGTCGCCTGAGGAAGACGGCGACCGCTACATCGAGATCTGGAACCTCGTGTTCATGCAGTTCAACCGCGACGCGCAGGGCAACATGACGCGCCTGCCGAAGCAGTCGGTCGACACCGGCATGGGCCTCGAGCGCCTCGCCGCGGTGCTGCAGCACGTGCACAGCAACTACGAGATCGACCTGTTCCAGAACCTGATCAAGGCCGCCGCGCGCGTGACCGAGATCAGCGACCTCACCAACAACTCGCTGAAGGTGATCGCCGATCACATCCGCGCGTGCTCGTTCCTGATCGTCGACGGCGTGATTCCGGGCAACGAAGGACGCGGCTACGTGCTGCGCCGGATCGTGCGCCGCGCGATCCGCCACGGCTACAAGCTCGGCCGCAAGGGCTCGTTCTTCCACAAGCTGGTGGCCGACCTCGTCGCCGAGATGGGCGCGGCCTATCCGGAGCTGAAGGAAGCCGAGCAGCGCGTGACCGACGTGCTGCGCCAGGAAGAAGAGCGCTTCTTCGAAACCATCGAGCACGGGATGTCGATCCTCGAGGCGGCACTCGCCGACGTCGAGGCGAAGGGCGGCAAGGTGCTCGACGGCGAGCTCGCGTTCAAGCTGCACGACACCTACGGCTTCCCGCTCGACCTCACGGCCGACGTGTGCCGCGAGCGCGGGATGACGGTCGACGAGCCGGCATTCGACGACGCGATGGCGCGCCAGCGCGAGCAGGCGCGCGCGGCCGGCAAGTTCAAGGCCACGCAGGGGCTCGAATACTCGGGCGCGAAAACCACGTTCCACGGTTACGAGGAAATCGCGTTCGACGACGCGAAGGTCGTCGCGCTGTACGTCGACGGTTCGGCCGTCAACGAAGTGAAGGCCGGCCAGGATGCGGTCGTGGTGCTCGACCACACGCCGTTCTACGCGGAATCGGGCGGCCAGGTCGGCGACCAGGGCGTGCTCGCGAACGCCGCGACGCGCTTCGCGGTGGCCGACACGCTGAAGGTGCAGGCCGACGTGGTCGGCCATCACGGCACGCTGGAGCAGGGCACGCTGAAGATCGGCGACGTGCTGCGCGCGGAAATCGACGCGCACCGCCGCGCCCGCACGCAGCGCAACCACTCGGCCACCCATCTGATGCACAAGGCGCTGCGTGAAGTGCTCGGCGCGCACGTGCAGCAGAAGGGTTCGCTCGTCGATGCGGAGAAAACCCGTTTCGACTTCGCGCACAACGCGCCGATGACCGACGACGAAATCCGTCGCGTCGAGCAGATCGTCAACAACGAAATCCTCGCGAACGCGCCGGGCATCGTGCGCGTGATGCCGTATGACGAAGCGGTGAAGGGCGGCGCGATGGCGCTGTTCGGCGAGAAGTACGGCGACGAAGTGCGCGTGCTCGATCTTGGCTTCTCGCGCGAACTGTGCGGCGGCACGCACGTGCATCGCACCGGCGACATCGGCTTCTTCAAGATCGTCGTCGAAGGCGGCGTCGCGGCCGGCATCCGCCGGGTCGAGGCGATCACCGGCGACAACGCGGTGCGTTACGTGCAGGAACTCGATGCGCGCGTGAACGAAGCCGCGGCCGCGCTGAAGGCGCAACCGTCGGAACTCACGCAGCGCATCGCGCAGGTGCAGGACCAGGTGAAGTCGCTCGAGAAGGAACTGGGCGCGCTGAAGTCGAAGCTCGCGTCGAGCCAGGGCGACGAGCTCGCGCAGCAGGCCACCGAAATCGGCGGCGTGTATGTGCTGGCCGCGACACTCGACGGCGCGGACGCGAAGACGCTGCGCGAGACGGTCGACAAGCTGAAGGACAAGCTGAAGAGCGCGGCGATCGTGCTGGCGGCCGTCGAAGGCGGCAAGGTCAGCCTGATCGCGGGCGTCACGCCGGATGCGAGCAAGAAGGTCAAGGCCGGCGAGCTCGTGAACTTCGTCGCGCAGCAGGTGGGCGGCAAGGGCGGCGGCCGTCCCGATATGGCGCAGGCGGGCGGCACCGAACCGGCGAACCTGCCGGGTGCGCTGGCCGGCGTGAAGGGCTGGGTCGAAGAGCGGTTGTAA
- a CDS encoding cytochrome-c peroxidase, producing MKSRQPAAGACVRAWLHLSGALALAAALATLAGCDAQPDAGASNAQAAVASQASGASQQVASATIAASGPVVAANQPQTRAQVYEGVRRMTALGKQLFFDPTLSGSGKLACASCHSPEHAFGPPNALAVQFGGDDMKRSGFRAVPSLKYLQGVPQFTEHFHDSDDEGDESVDAGPTGGLTWDGRVDTGAEQARIPLTSPFEMNSTPAKVARAVKAAPYADEFRAVFGVQVLDDDAATFKAVLRALETFEQTPELFSPYSSKYDAYLAGRAPLTPAELRGLQLFNDEKKGNCASCHISQRALDGTPPQFSDFGLIAIAVPRNRALPVNRDPRFHDLGACGPERTDLKGRDEFCGLFRTPSLRNVALRKTFFHNGVYHSLEDVMRFYVERDIHPEKFYPVVHGKVQVYDDLPKRYWPNINREPPFDRKRGDAPALNAAEIKDVIAFLNTLTDGYQPAAESAAR from the coding sequence ATGAAGTCTCGCCAACCGGCAGCCGGCGCGTGTGTGCGCGCGTGGCTGCATCTGAGCGGCGCACTCGCGCTGGCCGCCGCGCTTGCCACCCTTGCCGGCTGTGACGCACAGCCGGATGCCGGTGCGTCGAACGCACAGGCCGCCGTCGCCTCGCAGGCATCGGGTGCCTCGCAGCAGGTTGCGTCCGCAACGATCGCCGCGAGCGGCCCGGTCGTCGCCGCGAACCAGCCGCAGACCCGCGCGCAGGTTTACGAAGGCGTGCGCCGGATGACGGCGCTCGGGAAGCAACTTTTCTTCGACCCTACGCTGTCAGGTTCCGGCAAGCTCGCGTGCGCGTCGTGTCACAGCCCCGAGCACGCGTTCGGTCCGCCGAATGCGCTGGCCGTGCAGTTCGGCGGCGACGACATGAAGCGCTCGGGCTTTCGCGCGGTGCCGTCGCTCAAGTATCTGCAGGGCGTGCCGCAGTTCACCGAGCACTTCCACGACTCCGACGACGAAGGCGACGAGAGCGTCGATGCGGGCCCGACCGGTGGCCTCACGTGGGACGGCCGCGTCGACACGGGCGCCGAGCAGGCGCGCATTCCGCTCACGTCGCCGTTCGAGATGAACAGCACGCCCGCGAAGGTCGCACGGGCCGTGAAGGCCGCGCCGTATGCGGACGAGTTCCGCGCGGTGTTCGGCGTGCAGGTGCTCGACGACGACGCGGCGACGTTCAAGGCCGTGCTGCGCGCGCTCGAGACGTTCGAGCAGACCCCCGAGCTGTTCTCGCCGTATTCGAGCAAGTACGACGCGTACCTCGCCGGGCGGGCCCCGCTCACGCCGGCCGAACTGCGCGGGCTGCAACTGTTCAACGACGAGAAGAAGGGTAATTGCGCGAGCTGCCACATCAGCCAGCGCGCGCTCGACGGCACGCCGCCGCAGTTCAGCGATTTCGGCCTGATCGCGATCGCGGTGCCGCGCAACCGCGCGCTGCCGGTCAATCGCGATCCGCGCTTCCACGATCTCGGCGCGTGCGGCCCCGAGCGCACCGACCTGAAGGGCCGCGACGAATTCTGCGGGCTGTTCCGCACGCCGTCGCTGCGCAACGTCGCGCTGCGCAAGACGTTCTTCCACAACGGCGTGTACCACTCGCTCGAGGACGTGATGCGCTTCTACGTCGAGCGCGACATCCATCCGGAGAAGTTCTATCCGGTCGTGCACGGCAAGGTGCAGGTGTACGACGATCTGCCGAAGCGCTACTGGCCGAACATCAACCGCGAGCCGCCGTTCGATCGCAAGCGCGGCGACGCACCTGCGCTGAACGCGGCCGAGATCAAGGACGTGATCGCGTTCCTGAACACGCTGACCGACGGATATCAACCGGCGGCCGAGTCGGCTGCGCGCTAG
- a CDS encoding NUDIX hydrolase, with protein sequence MKRSGAPRTVSCGVVILDGAGRVFLAHATDTTHWDIPKGQGEPGESPADAALRELREETGIEFAPARLVDLGRFAYRHDKDLHLFAVQVADDEIDPAHCTCTSLFPSRRDGSLIPEMDAYRWTAPADVDTYASRSLARLFRTTLSLADLHRRLTGG encoded by the coding sequence ATGAAGCGCAGTGGTGCGCCGCGCACGGTATCGTGCGGCGTCGTGATTCTCGACGGGGCCGGCCGCGTATTCCTCGCGCATGCGACGGATACCACGCACTGGGACATCCCGAAGGGGCAGGGCGAGCCGGGCGAATCGCCGGCCGACGCGGCGCTGCGGGAGCTGCGCGAGGAAACCGGCATCGAATTCGCGCCGGCACGCCTCGTCGATCTCGGCCGCTTCGCGTACCGTCACGACAAGGACCTGCACCTGTTCGCGGTGCAGGTCGCCGACGACGAGATCGATCCCGCGCACTGCACGTGCACGTCGCTGTTCCCGAGCCGTCGCGACGGCTCGCTGATTCCCGAGATGGACGCGTATCGCTGGACGGCGCCCGCCGACGTCGATACGTATGCGAGCCGCAGCCTCGCGCGGCTGTTTCGCACGACGCTGTCGCTCGCGGATCTGCATCGGCGGTTGACGGGCGGGTGA
- a CDS encoding ornithine acetyltransferase, whose protein sequence is MMKKTTFLVRTAVIVAVLSQLGACAMTHTQRNAGIGAAAGGALGYLITGGPVGTVAGAAAGGLVGAGVR, encoded by the coding sequence ATGATGAAGAAGACCACTTTTCTCGTTCGTACCGCGGTGATCGTCGCGGTCCTGTCGCAACTCGGCGCATGCGCGATGACGCATACGCAACGTAATGCCGGTATCGGCGCGGCCGCGGGCGGCGCGCTCGGCTACCTGATCACGGGCGGCCCGGTCGGCACGGTGGCCGGCGCGGCGGCAGGCGGCCTGGTCGGCGCCGGCGTGCGCTGA
- a CDS encoding RBBP9/YdeN family alpha/beta hydrolase, with amino-acid sequence MSNFPVFVLPGYGNSGPLHWQSRWERADARFVRIAMPDWDRAFRNGWCLALDRAVEAAPGPVLIAAHSLGTLTTAWWATRYARPAALAKVRGALLVALPDPAGPGFPADAHGFGPVPHERLPFPTCVAASSDDSYGSLAFARGCARAWGSAFHDLGPRGHLNADSGLGDWPDARGWLDALAR; translated from the coding sequence ATGAGCAACTTTCCCGTTTTCGTGCTGCCGGGCTACGGCAACTCCGGTCCGCTTCACTGGCAAAGCCGCTGGGAGCGCGCGGACGCGCGTTTCGTGCGCATCGCGATGCCCGACTGGGACCGTGCGTTCCGCAACGGCTGGTGTCTCGCGCTCGATCGCGCGGTCGAGGCCGCGCCGGGCCCGGTGTTGATCGCCGCGCACAGCCTCGGCACGCTGACCACCGCGTGGTGGGCGACCCGCTACGCGCGGCCGGCCGCGCTCGCGAAGGTGCGCGGCGCGCTGCTCGTCGCGCTGCCCGATCCGGCCGGGCCCGGGTTTCCGGCCGACGCGCACGGCTTCGGGCCCGTGCCGCACGAACGGCTGCCGTTTCCGACCTGTGTGGCCGCGAGCAGCGACGATTCGTACGGCTCGCTCGCGTTCGCGCGCGGCTGCGCACGCGCGTGGGGCAGTGCGTTCCATGACCTCGGCCCGCGCGGCCACCTCAACGCGGACAGCGGGCTCGGCGACTGGCCCGACGCACGCGGCTGGCTCGACGCGCTCGCGCGCTAG
- a CDS encoding ShlB/FhaC/HecB family hemolysin secretion/activation protein, with protein MSVGAVLFAAHAHAQVPNAGQAMRDIETPRPTLPSTAAPALDIPKSDDAQAPLPDTGPRVHVRAFTLDGNRVFDSGTLLPLVADLAGRDLSFAELQQAAARITTYYRERGYVLARAYLPHQEIDDGVVRIDVVEGRYGKIELNNRSRVLDVAVRQPLAGIRPDGVVRGGDLERSLVLLDDLAGVSARGTLRPGDAAGTTDLVVDVDKGPFATGSLEFDNYGDASTGRYRLGGSVNVNSPLRLGDQLSLRGLVSNEWQRYYRAGYQVPVGPLSTRLGVAYSEMHYRLAGEFSDLEYHGRASVQSVFVAQPLVRARQMDLTAQIQYENKNLHDTYGIFDLQTDKNVGLWSFSLSGSSEDRWFGGGRNGVSVTFGAGRLRSNDPIGMNTLAKTIGSFSKLNVSALRVQSLGRRFQFYAQFNAQLASRNLDSSEKFSLGGPYGVRAYGFSAGSGDQGWQASAELRYRAAPGLQLSTFIDTGRVQLNGHAGRGMGTRFTVRFADACAERLGSGRSVFLSEFCSTTLGNGDIVIKQMRIPK; from the coding sequence GTGAGTGTCGGCGCCGTGCTGTTCGCCGCGCACGCGCACGCACAAGTGCCGAACGCCGGGCAGGCGATGCGCGATATCGAAACGCCGCGCCCGACCCTTCCTTCCACCGCCGCACCCGCCCTCGACATCCCGAAGTCCGATGACGCGCAGGCGCCTCTCCCCGATACCGGCCCACGCGTGCACGTGCGGGCGTTCACGCTCGACGGCAACCGCGTGTTCGACAGCGGCACGCTGCTGCCGCTCGTCGCCGATCTTGCCGGGCGCGACCTGAGCTTCGCCGAGCTGCAGCAGGCGGCCGCCCGAATCACGACCTACTACCGCGAGCGCGGCTATGTGCTCGCGCGTGCCTATCTGCCGCACCAGGAAATCGACGACGGCGTCGTGCGCATCGACGTGGTCGAAGGTCGCTACGGCAAGATCGAGCTGAACAACCGCTCGCGCGTGCTCGATGTCGCGGTGCGGCAGCCGCTGGCCGGCATCCGCCCGGACGGCGTCGTGCGCGGCGGCGACCTCGAGCGCAGCCTCGTGCTGCTGGACGATCTCGCCGGCGTCTCGGCACGCGGCACGCTGCGCCCCGGCGACGCGGCGGGCACGACCGATCTCGTCGTCGATGTCGACAAGGGGCCATTCGCAACCGGGTCGCTCGAGTTCGACAACTACGGCGATGCCTCCACCGGCCGGTATCGGCTCGGCGGCAGCGTCAACGTCAATTCGCCGTTGCGGCTCGGCGATCAGTTGAGCCTGCGCGGCCTCGTCAGCAACGAGTGGCAGCGCTACTACCGTGCCGGCTACCAGGTTCCGGTGGGCCCGCTGTCGACTCGGCTCGGCGTCGCGTATTCGGAAATGCACTACCGGCTTGCCGGCGAGTTCTCGGATCTCGAATACCACGGCCGCGCGAGCGTGCAGAGCGTGTTCGTCGCGCAGCCGCTCGTGCGCGCCCGGCAGATGGACCTCACCGCGCAGATCCAGTACGAAAACAAGAATCTGCACGACACCTACGGCATCTTCGATCTCCAGACGGACAAGAACGTCGGCCTGTGGAGCTTCAGCCTGAGCGGCAGCAGTGAGGACCGCTGGTTCGGCGGCGGCCGCAACGGCGTGTCGGTGACGTTCGGCGCCGGCCGGCTGCGCAGCAACGATCCGATCGGCATGAATACCCTCGCGAAGACGATCGGCTCGTTCTCGAAGCTGAACGTCAGCGCGCTGCGCGTCCAGTCGCTCGGTCGGCGCTTCCAGTTCTATGCACAGTTCAACGCGCAGCTCGCGTCGCGCAACCTCGATTCGTCCGAGAAATTCAGCCTGGGCGGCCCGTACGGCGTGCGTGCATACGGGTTCAGCGCCGGCAGCGGCGACCAGGGCTGGCAGGCGAGCGCGGAGCTGCGCTATCGCGCCGCGCCGGGGCTGCAGCTCAGCACGTTCATCGACACGGGGCGGGTGCAGCTCAACGGTCACGCTGGCCGCGGCATGGGCACTCGGTTCACCGTTCGCTTCGCCGACGCGTGCGCCGAGCGTCTGGGTTCAGGCCGCTCAGTATTTCTGAGCGAATTCTGTAGTACCACCCTCGGCAACGGGGACATAGTGATAAAACAAATGAGGATTCCAAAATGA
- a CDS encoding glutamine--tRNA ligase/YqeY domain fusion protein, producing the protein MSTERNDAPAASNFIRNIIDDDNRTGKWGGRVETRFPPEPNGYLHIGHAKSICLNFSVARDYGGVCHLRFDDTNPEKESVEYVDSIVDAVRWLGFDWRKDAVDHQYFASDYYDKLYEFAELLIQRGKAYVDSQSADEMRANRGSLTEGGKPSPYRARSPEENLDLFRRMKAGEFKEGEHVLRAKIDMASPNMNMRDPVIYRIRYAHHYRTGDAWCVYPMYDYTHCISDALEGITHSLCTLEFEDHRPLYDWVLNELADAGVFTRPLPQQIEFSRLNLTYAITSKRKLLQLVTEGHVEGWDDPRMPTIVGIRRRGFTPESIHLFCERIGVTKVDSWIDMSVFEGALRDDLDDKAPRSVAVLDPLKLVIDNYPEDLEEACTAPVHPHHPERGVRTFPISRELWIEREDFVENPPKGYFRLFPGNKVRLRYGYVIECTGFDKDADGNVTAVHCNYFPDSKSGTDGANTYKVKGNIHWVSAKHAQPAEVRIYDRLFKEPHPDAGGANFLEALNPDSKKITQAYVEPGAGDVAPETRLQFERHGYFVADRVDSKPGKPVFNRIVGLRDSWGKPA; encoded by the coding sequence ATGAGCACCGAACGTAACGACGCCCCCGCGGCTTCCAACTTCATCCGCAACATCATCGACGACGACAACCGCACCGGCAAATGGGGCGGCCGCGTCGAAACGCGCTTCCCGCCCGAGCCGAACGGCTATCTGCACATCGGCCATGCGAAGAGCATCTGCCTGAACTTCAGCGTCGCGCGCGACTACGGCGGCGTGTGCCACCTGCGCTTCGACGACACGAACCCGGAAAAGGAAAGCGTCGAGTACGTCGACTCGATCGTCGACGCGGTGCGCTGGCTCGGCTTCGACTGGCGCAAGGATGCGGTCGATCATCAGTATTTCGCGAGCGACTACTACGACAAGCTGTACGAATTCGCCGAGCTGCTGATCCAGCGCGGCAAGGCGTACGTCGACAGCCAGAGCGCCGACGAAATGCGCGCGAACCGCGGCTCGCTGACCGAAGGCGGCAAGCCGTCGCCGTACCGCGCCCGTTCGCCCGAGGAAAACCTCGACCTGTTCCGCCGGATGAAGGCCGGCGAGTTCAAGGAAGGCGAGCACGTGCTGCGCGCGAAGATCGACATGGCGTCGCCGAACATGAACATGCGCGACCCGGTGATCTACCGGATCCGCTACGCGCACCACTACCGCACCGGCGACGCATGGTGCGTGTATCCGATGTACGACTACACGCACTGCATCTCGGATGCGCTCGAGGGCATCACGCACTCGCTGTGCACGCTCGAGTTCGAGGATCACCGCCCGCTGTACGACTGGGTGCTGAACGAACTCGCGGATGCCGGCGTGTTCACGCGGCCGCTGCCGCAACAGATCGAATTCTCGCGCTTGAACCTCACGTACGCGATCACCAGCAAGCGCAAGCTGCTGCAGCTCGTCACCGAAGGTCACGTCGAAGGCTGGGACGATCCGCGCATGCCGACGATCGTCGGGATCCGCCGCCGCGGCTTCACGCCGGAGAGCATCCACCTGTTCTGCGAGCGGATCGGCGTGACGAAGGTCGATTCGTGGATCGACATGAGCGTGTTCGAAGGCGCGCTGCGCGACGATCTCGACGACAAGGCGCCGCGCTCGGTCGCCGTGCTCGATCCGCTGAAGCTCGTGATCGACAACTATCCGGAAGACCTCGAGGAAGCGTGCACGGCTCCCGTGCATCCGCATCATCCGGAGCGCGGCGTGCGCACGTTCCCGATCTCGCGCGAGCTGTGGATCGAACGCGAGGACTTCGTCGAGAACCCGCCGAAGGGCTATTTCCGCCTGTTCCCGGGCAACAAGGTGCGCCTGCGCTACGGCTACGTGATCGAGTGCACGGGCTTCGACAAGGACGCCGACGGTAACGTGACGGCCGTGCACTGCAACTACTTCCCGGACAGCAAGTCGGGCACGGACGGCGCGAACACGTACAAGGTCAAGGGCAACATCCACTGGGTCAGCGCGAAGCATGCGCAGCCGGCCGAAGTGCGGATCTACGACCGGCTGTTCAAGGAGCCGCACCCGGACGCGGGCGGCGCGAACTTCCTCGAGGCGCTGAACCCGGATTCGAAGAAGATCACGCAGGCTTACGTCGAGCCGGGCGCCGGCGATGTCGCGCCGGAAACGCGCTTGCAGTTCGAGCGTCACGGCTATTTCGTTGCCGACCGCGTCGATTCGAAACCGGGCAAGCCCGTGTTCAACCGGATCGTCGGGCTGCGCGACAGCTGGGGCAAGCCGGCGTGA
- a CDS encoding CaiB/BaiF CoA transferase family protein has translation MGALSHIRVLDLTRVLAGPWCAQTLADFGADVIKIERPGAGDDTRHWGPPYLKDAAGADTAEAAYYLAANRNKRSVTVDIATPEGQQIVRELAAQSDVVLENYKVGQLAKYGLDYESLRAVKPDLVYCSVTGFGQTGPYAHRAGYDFIVQGIGGFMSITGERDSEPGGGPQKAGVAIADLATGLYSTIAVLAALAHRDRTGEGQYIDMALLDVQVALLANMNTNFLASGKPPVRWGNAHPNIVPYQTFQTSDGWIIVAVGNDGQFRKFVEAGGRAELADDERFATNPSRVRHRDTLVPILAEMVKTRAKADWIGTLEAAGVPCGPINELDEVFDNEQVVARGMQVSLPHPCGADVKLVRNPIRMSATPPDARTAPPLLGAQTEAVLRDMLGYDAARIAALKAKQAI, from the coding sequence ATGGGTGCCCTGAGCCATATCCGCGTGCTGGACCTCACCCGCGTGCTCGCGGGCCCGTGGTGCGCGCAGACCCTTGCCGATTTCGGCGCGGACGTGATCAAGATCGAGCGCCCCGGCGCCGGCGACGACACGCGCCACTGGGGGCCGCCGTACCTGAAGGACGCAGCCGGCGCCGATACGGCCGAGGCCGCGTACTACCTCGCGGCGAACCGCAACAAGCGCTCGGTCACGGTCGACATCGCGACGCCGGAAGGCCAGCAGATCGTGCGCGAGCTCGCCGCGCAAAGCGATGTCGTGCTGGAGAACTACAAGGTCGGGCAGCTCGCGAAATACGGACTCGACTACGAATCGCTGCGCGCGGTGAAGCCCGATCTCGTCTACTGCTCGGTCACGGGTTTCGGCCAGACGGGCCCGTACGCGCATCGCGCGGGCTACGACTTCATCGTCCAGGGCATCGGCGGCTTCATGAGCATCACCGGCGAGCGCGACAGCGAGCCGGGCGGCGGCCCGCAGAAGGCCGGCGTCGCGATCGCCGATCTCGCGACGGGCCTCTATTCGACGATCGCGGTGCTCGCCGCGCTCGCGCATCGCGACCGCACGGGCGAAGGCCAGTACATCGACATGGCGCTGCTCGACGTGCAGGTCGCGCTGCTCGCGAACATGAACACCAACTTCCTCGCGAGCGGCAAGCCGCCGGTGCGCTGGGGCAACGCGCACCCGAACATCGTGCCGTATCAAACCTTCCAGACGAGCGACGGCTGGATCATCGTCGCGGTCGGCAACGACGGGCAGTTCCGCAAGTTCGTCGAGGCCGGCGGCCGCGCCGAGCTGGCCGACGACGAACGGTTCGCGACCAATCCGTCGCGCGTGCGCCATCGCGACACGCTGGTGCCGATCCTCGCGGAGATGGTGAAGACCCGCGCCAAGGCCGACTGGATCGGCACGCTGGAAGCGGCCGGCGTGCCGTGCGGGCCGATCAACGAACTCGACGAAGTGTTCGACAACGAACAGGTGGTCGCGCGCGGGATGCAGGTGTCGCTGCCGCATCCGTGCGGCGCGGACGTGAAGCTCGTGCGCAATCCGATCCGGATGAGCGCGACGCCGCCCGATGCGCGCACGGCCCCGCCGCTGCTCGGCGCGCAGACCGAAGCGGTGCTGCGCGACATGCTCGGCTACGACGCGGCGCGCATCGCCGCGTTGAAGGCGAAGCAGGCGATCTGA